A portion of the Leptospira kanakyensis genome contains these proteins:
- a CDS encoding GDSL-type esterase/lipase family protein codes for MVLALVSSVTDCKSYSKRDYFDTSFKCFAEPGWRDDSNFKKYIEKAWLPMRLLFAEDNAKIKRSDVVFAGDSLVHLFVPELMAKEFPGQSVTNRGIGGDMTETLLSRIEEDALILHPEKVVIEIGGNDFIQGKCLSLVQNNLLSIIQKIHSKNRNTKIFLIAVPPTRVKELNQIVPVFNLFLNQVARTTNNVEYIEVWDMMRKVDSPTLSDEFIRPNGDSLHFNEKGYELWGKKLRPYLQK; via the coding sequence ATGGTTCTTGCCCTGGTTTCGAGTGTTACGGATTGTAAATCATACTCGAAACGAGACTATTTCGATACCAGTTTTAAATGTTTTGCAGAGCCTGGGTGGCGAGACGACTCTAACTTTAAAAAGTATATAGAGAAGGCTTGGCTCCCCATGCGTTTGTTATTCGCAGAAGACAATGCAAAAATCAAAAGATCCGATGTTGTTTTTGCCGGCGATAGTTTAGTGCATTTATTTGTACCGGAACTTATGGCGAAAGAATTTCCGGGCCAGTCTGTTACCAATCGTGGGATTGGTGGGGACATGACAGAAACCTTACTTTCTCGCATTGAAGAAGATGCTCTTATCCTCCATCCAGAAAAAGTAGTCATCGAAATTGGGGGAAATGATTTCATCCAAGGCAAATGTCTGAGTTTGGTGCAAAACAACTTACTATCTATCATCCAAAAGATTCATTCTAAAAATAGAAATACGAAGATCTTTCTGATCGCAGTTCCTCCCACAAGGGTAAAGGAATTAAACCAGATCGTCCCTGTATTCAATTTGTTTTTAAACCAAGTGGCAAGAACAACAAACAACGTGGAATATATCGAAGTTTGGGATATGATGCGTAAAGTGGATTCTCCCACTCTGAGTGATGAATTCATCCGTCCGAATGGGGACAGTCTCCACTTTAATGAAAAAGGATATGAACTTTGGGGTAAAAAACTCAGACCCTATCTACAAAAGTAA
- the mutS gene encoding DNA mismatch repair protein MutS, whose amino-acid sequence MSEQYEALNTPVMRQYTEVKEQHPDGIVFFRMGDFYEMFLDDAKIAAQILDITLTKRQNQIPMAGIPYHATESYISRLIAAGKKVVVCEQTKPEDPKAKIMSREVVRIITPGTVVEDNLLGGYQNNYLSLYYKEKTSVYLAFADVSTSELLYFFFSENETERINDTIKRFSPKEIIYTDELPPLTRESKIILSKIPPDYLPKKKGAGIDTVVHVLDAYLQYNYRKQNFVFKSPRRIDENEYLILDEQTVSHLELVENPNDKNHTLFGVLNRCITATGKRYLKQRILFPTRDENKIKSHWDKIEILSSNKKERQKIKESLGDLIDLERVLTRFRVGKALPRDFRGIDKSLESTNTIKTILDGIGYDFSKLPKELTNLSKLFFDTLYEGELPVFLGNSPFLKSGFNKEYDDAILAREKGKDWILELEEKEKKASGISSLKIRYNKILGYFIEISKAQAKEVPSHFLKKQTLVTGERFTSPELEELERAILQADEIIERIEKEKFDELVAHCISLYEEFLTLSTEVASLDYHLSLTETKEEFQWTRPEIRNDGILNYSESRHPVVETFLPIGERFVPNSLELNPKDNAIAVLTGPNMAGKSTFMRQIAINQILFQMGSYVPAKKASLAVVDRIFTRIGSGDNLTKGESTFFVEMKETATILNQFSENSLILFDEVGRGTSTYDGLSIAWAILEFLTVKFPKPKTIFATHYHELTELEKGNGIFNLYLDTFEKEGEILFLKKVKRGKSKQSFGIYVAKLAGIPETVSDRAKEILSGLESKKREIKIKNEEPSLFAGLMDSSTSNMSPNEEKVLKRLKQIDPNQIPPLEALSILDELKRILKEKD is encoded by the coding sequence ATGTCCGAACAATATGAAGCATTGAACACTCCGGTCATGCGCCAGTATACGGAAGTGAAAGAACAACATCCTGATGGGATTGTGTTCTTTCGTATGGGAGATTTTTATGAAATGTTTTTGGATGATGCAAAAATTGCTGCACAGATTTTAGACATCACTCTCACCAAACGCCAAAACCAAATCCCTATGGCAGGGATCCCTTACCATGCCACTGAAAGTTATATATCAAGGCTGATTGCTGCTGGTAAAAAAGTAGTCGTTTGTGAACAAACCAAACCAGAAGATCCCAAAGCCAAAATCATGTCGAGGGAAGTGGTGCGAATCATCACACCAGGAACAGTGGTGGAGGACAACCTTCTTGGCGGATACCAAAACAACTATTTGTCTTTATATTACAAAGAAAAAACATCCGTTTACTTAGCGTTTGCTGACGTTTCCACTTCCGAACTTTTATATTTCTTTTTTTCAGAAAATGAAACAGAAAGAATCAACGATACCATCAAACGATTTTCTCCCAAGGAAATCATTTACACAGATGAATTACCTCCCTTAACAAGAGAATCTAAAATCATTCTTTCCAAAATTCCACCTGATTACCTTCCTAAAAAGAAGGGAGCTGGAATTGATACTGTCGTCCACGTACTAGACGCTTATCTTCAATACAATTATCGCAAACAAAACTTTGTTTTTAAGTCTCCCAGACGGATTGATGAAAACGAATATTTGATTTTGGATGAACAAACTGTTTCCCATCTAGAATTAGTAGAAAATCCAAATGATAAAAATCATACTTTGTTTGGAGTTCTCAACCGTTGTATTACGGCCACCGGTAAAAGGTATCTCAAACAAAGAATTCTTTTCCCAACCCGAGATGAAAATAAAATCAAATCTCATTGGGATAAAATTGAAATTTTATCTTCCAACAAAAAAGAAAGGCAGAAAATCAAAGAATCGTTAGGTGATTTGATCGACCTAGAAAGAGTTCTCACTCGTTTTCGTGTAGGGAAGGCCCTACCCCGTGATTTCCGTGGGATCGATAAAAGTTTAGAATCCACAAATACAATCAAAACCATTTTGGATGGAATTGGTTACGATTTTTCAAAACTTCCCAAAGAATTAACCAACCTATCCAAGTTATTTTTCGACACCCTCTACGAAGGAGAATTGCCTGTTTTTCTTGGGAACTCTCCCTTTCTAAAATCAGGATTCAATAAAGAATACGATGATGCCATCCTTGCCCGCGAAAAAGGAAAAGATTGGATTTTGGAATTAGAAGAGAAGGAAAAAAAAGCCTCAGGCATTTCCTCTTTAAAAATTCGTTACAACAAAATCCTTGGATACTTTATTGAAATATCCAAAGCACAAGCCAAAGAAGTTCCCTCGCATTTTTTAAAAAAACAAACCTTGGTGACTGGAGAAAGATTCACTTCTCCTGAGTTAGAAGAATTAGAAAGAGCCATCCTCCAAGCTGATGAAATCATCGAAAGGATTGAAAAAGAAAAATTTGATGAGCTTGTCGCACATTGTATTTCTCTTTATGAAGAATTTCTAACTCTTTCCACAGAAGTGGCCTCTTTAGATTACCATCTCTCACTTACGGAAACCAAAGAAGAATTCCAGTGGACAAGGCCTGAGATTCGTAATGATGGAATCTTAAACTATTCCGAATCCCGCCACCCCGTTGTAGAAACTTTTTTACCCATTGGTGAACGTTTTGTACCCAATAGTTTAGAACTAAACCCAAAAGACAACGCCATTGCCGTGTTAACTGGTCCCAATATGGCAGGTAAGTCTACCTTTATGCGCCAAATTGCGATCAATCAAATCCTATTCCAAATGGGTTCTTATGTTCCGGCAAAAAAAGCATCTCTGGCCGTTGTGGATCGGATCTTCACTCGGATTGGTTCGGGAGACAACCTCACAAAAGGAGAATCTACTTTTTTTGTAGAGATGAAAGAGACGGCAACCATCCTCAATCAATTCTCAGAAAATAGTCTCATTCTCTTTGATGAAGTGGGCCGGGGAACATCCACTTATGATGGGTTGTCGATTGCTTGGGCCATTTTAGAGTTTTTAACAGTTAAGTTTCCCAAACCGAAAACCATTTTTGCCACTCACTATCATGAGCTGACAGAACTCGAAAAAGGAAATGGAATCTTTAATTTGTATTTGGATACTTTTGAAAAGGAAGGAGAGATCCTATTCTTAAAAAAAGTCAAACGTGGAAAATCCAAACAATCATTTGGAATCTACGTGGCAAAACTCGCAGGGATTCCAGAAACCGTTTCAGATCGTGCCAAAGAAATCCTTTCTGGTTTAGAATCCAAAAAAAGAGAGATTAAAATCAAAAACGAAGAACCAAGTTTGTTTGCAGGTCTTATGGATAGTAGCACATCCAATATGTCGCCAAACGAAGAAAAGGTTTTGAAACGATTGAAACAAATCGATCCCAACCAAATTCCACCACTTGAAGCTTTGTCTATTTTAGATGAATTAAAACGTATCCTCAAAGAGAAAGACTAA
- a CDS encoding Mur ligase family protein produces the protein MQFLDFLHSLQNIEKTRNFNVFQTYSLDGLSELFQFVKSKQNLHKPIRISVVGTNGKGSTSHYLASLLSKLGFKTGIYTSPHLLSPLERFQIFKEGKSEIPKEVDVESFFTKTILPNLEKFKSLSYFEFLTVFSYLYFAAEKTEFEIWEAGLGGRLDATKLVEADFVVLTKIGLDHSEILGDTKKKICLEKLGIITDVCRKLVVMDPEDDSLKTIIQNFSENKTPLQIFPLTKKPTYLETNFLFSKTTLSDLFPEFEPKLKSISFESVDRPRGRMEVLQKSPEIVFDPAHNPVAITTTTLEFSLTHKSFAVVLGSLPDKDREGILSVLENLPLVALYLWEGPGFGTFPELPEVLRTKTTRVQTEEDLGALFQGRSPVLVLGSFRLYGIVANLIQNTINM, from the coding sequence ATGCAGTTTTTAGATTTTTTACATAGCCTACAAAATATAGAAAAAACAAGAAACTTCAATGTCTTTCAAACCTATTCCTTAGATGGCCTTTCTGAACTTTTCCAATTTGTAAAATCCAAACAAAATCTACACAAACCCATTCGTATCAGTGTCGTAGGAACCAATGGGAAAGGTTCCACTTCACATTATTTAGCATCTCTGTTATCAAAATTAGGATTCAAAACAGGAATTTATACTTCACCACACCTACTCTCACCTTTGGAAAGATTTCAAATTTTTAAAGAAGGCAAATCCGAAATTCCTAAAGAAGTGGATGTGGAATCCTTCTTCACCAAAACCATCCTTCCCAATTTAGAAAAATTTAAGTCACTTTCTTATTTTGAGTTTTTAACAGTGTTTTCCTACCTCTACTTCGCGGCAGAAAAAACAGAATTTGAAATTTGGGAGGCAGGGCTTGGAGGAAGGCTTGATGCCACAAAACTAGTAGAGGCAGACTTTGTTGTACTTACGAAAATTGGATTGGATCATTCTGAAATTTTAGGGGATACCAAAAAAAAAATTTGTTTAGAAAAACTAGGGATTATAACAGATGTTTGTCGAAAGTTAGTGGTGATGGATCCAGAAGATGATTCCCTTAAAACCATCATTCAAAATTTTTCGGAAAACAAAACTCCGCTCCAAATCTTCCCTCTGACAAAAAAACCAACCTATTTAGAAACTAACTTTCTCTTTTCCAAAACTACCCTTAGCGATTTGTTTCCGGAATTTGAACCCAAATTAAAATCCATTTCCTTTGAAAGTGTGGATCGACCTCGGGGACGAATGGAAGTTCTCCAGAAATCTCCTGAAATTGTTTTTGATCCCGCGCACAACCCTGTGGCCATCACCACCACTACCTTAGAGTTTTCTCTGACCCATAAATCTTTTGCGGTTGTTTTGGGTAGTCTGCCGGACAAAGACCGAGAAGGGATTTTGTCTGTGCTAGAAAATCTTCCCCTGGTAGCGCTTTACCTTTGGGAAGGCCCGGGTTTTGGAACTTTTCCCGAACTTCCAGAAGTTTTAAGAACGAAAACAACCAGAGTTCAGACCGAAGAGGACTTAGGAGCCCTATTCCAAGGCAGATCTCCGGTTTTGGTGTTAGGAAGTTTTCGCCTGTATGGAATTGTGGCAAATTTGATACAAAATACAATAAACATGTAA
- a CDS encoding TetR/AcrR family transcriptional regulator: MQTPKEHTRKEILQAAREEFIQLGFEKASMRTIAKKAKVSTSNIYNYFENKEHLLTEILQPVLSGMEKAFAYVSHPDYFEKRFNDSYDAWKERFHIALEYVDSNRDDFILLLTKSQGSHLEEFPDTVLTRLTKINFDQYTTFKEKTPSYKGEVSEFVVRNILSFFLNIFVQMIRQGISKEDMLFYQDSFLKFLHYGYKGSIASDLS; encoded by the coding sequence ATGCAAACTCCCAAAGAACATACAAGAAAAGAAATCTTACAAGCGGCTCGAGAAGAATTCATCCAACTCGGTTTTGAGAAGGCAAGTATGCGAACCATTGCTAAAAAAGCAAAGGTCTCCACTAGTAATATCTATAATTACTTCGAAAACAAAGAACACCTTCTAACAGAGATTTTACAACCAGTTCTTTCTGGGATGGAGAAAGCTTTTGCTTATGTTTCCCATCCAGATTATTTCGAAAAAAGGTTTAACGACAGTTATGATGCTTGGAAAGAACGATTTCACATTGCACTCGAATATGTGGACTCCAATCGAGATGATTTTATCCTTTTGTTAACCAAATCACAAGGGTCACATCTAGAAGAATTTCCCGATACCGTCCTCACTCGGCTCACAAAAATCAATTTTGATCAATACACAACTTTCAAAGAAAAAACCCCTAGTTATAAGGGAGAAGTGAGTGAATTTGTAGTTCGAAACATCCTATCCTTCTTTTTGAATATCTTCGTCCAAATGATACGACAAGGAATTTCCAAAGAAGATATGTTGTTCTATCAGGATAGTTTCCTTAAATTTTTACATTACGGATACAAAGGATCGATTGCCTCTGATCTGAGTTGA
- a CDS encoding phosphoribosylanthranilate isomerase, whose protein sequence is MGTGYKIKICGIKDLATLELCVDLQVDFVGLNFSPRSVRQIDIETAEALLKIRNKPGFPKLVFLFFENSVSEIQNLTERFHPDLVQLIRGDKFLTDELWDYLTEKKTLLPAIRIQEKVTSDKDLEPKSELVILDSYNKDLGGGTGHSFPWEYVTSVKRPFLLAGGITPTNVKTALETVRPYGIDVASGVETDGKKDPNKIKELVHNVRTI, encoded by the coding sequence ATGGGAACCGGATACAAAATCAAAATCTGTGGAATCAAAGACCTGGCCACACTCGAACTCTGTGTGGACCTCCAGGTCGATTTTGTCGGCCTAAACTTCTCCCCACGTTCCGTGCGCCAGATTGATATCGAGACGGCCGAAGCCCTACTCAAAATCAGAAACAAACCTGGGTTCCCTAAATTAGTATTTTTATTTTTTGAAAACTCTGTTTCCGAAATCCAAAATCTAACCGAACGTTTTCATCCAGACCTTGTCCAACTCATTCGCGGTGACAAATTTCTCACAGATGAACTCTGGGATTACCTGACTGAGAAAAAAACACTCCTACCAGCCATTCGTATCCAAGAAAAAGTAACTTCCGATAAAGATCTGGAGCCAAAGTCTGAATTGGTAATTTTAGATAGTTACAATAAAGACTTAGGTGGTGGGACAGGCCATAGTTTTCCTTGGGAGTATGTAACGTCCGTAAAACGACCCTTCTTACTTGCTGGAGGAATTACACCAACCAATGTAAAAACAGCATTAGAAACCGTAAGACCTTATGGAATTGATGTGGCAAGTGGAGTCGAAACAGACGGCAAAAAAGATCCAAATAAAATAAAAGAATTGGTACACAATGTCCGAACAATATGA
- the serB gene encoding phosphoserine phosphatase SerB: protein MNSLLLISRFPISDSILSKTFPDTKSEHPNASTDKTFTIKDSQIFRAERFGLHCVRILNNEFLNRDQVLKIRKDLAQSQIDFLSIGSLLPKNKESLFVFDMDSTVIKEEVIDELARKHGVYEAVATVTKQAMEGGMGFDEALRLRVKHLAGLSKESFKEVYDLLTLNDGMEKVFQFVPANASKLGILSGGFTPVLQLFSEKYPVSFYKANGLEEVDGVFTGEIFGEIINREKKEIYLKQYARELSIPLEQVVAVGDGANDALMLNAASIGIGIHAKQGLKDQITNWIDFTDLSALVFLFEDTF, encoded by the coding sequence ATGAATTCACTGCTTCTCATCTCTCGTTTCCCTATTTCTGATTCCATTCTTTCAAAAACCTTTCCTGATACAAAATCTGAACATCCCAATGCTTCAACGGACAAAACTTTTACGATCAAGGATTCTCAAATATTTCGTGCAGAAAGATTTGGGTTACACTGTGTTCGGATTTTAAATAATGAATTTCTTAACCGAGACCAAGTTCTAAAAATTCGAAAGGATTTGGCCCAGTCCCAAATAGATTTTTTATCCATTGGTTCTTTGTTACCAAAAAATAAAGAATCTCTTTTTGTATTTGATATGGATTCCACTGTCATCAAAGAAGAAGTCATTGATGAGTTGGCAAGAAAACATGGAGTGTATGAGGCAGTAGCCACTGTCACGAAACAAGCCATGGAAGGTGGGATGGGTTTTGATGAAGCCCTTCGGTTACGAGTGAAACACTTGGCGGGACTTTCTAAAGAAAGTTTTAAAGAAGTGTATGATCTATTAACACTGAATGATGGAATGGAAAAGGTATTTCAGTTTGTTCCAGCAAATGCATCCAAACTAGGAATTCTCAGTGGTGGGTTTACTCCTGTTTTACAATTATTCTCAGAAAAGTATCCAGTGAGTTTTTACAAAGCCAATGGATTGGAAGAGGTGGATGGTGTTTTTACCGGAGAAATTTTTGGTGAGATCATCAACCGCGAAAAAAAAGAAATCTATCTAAAACAATATGCAAGGGAACTTTCCATTCCGCTCGAACAAGTGGTGGCTGTGGGAGACGGGGCAAACGATGCTTTGATGTTAAATGCCGCATCAATTGGAATTGGTATCCACGCCAAACAAGGATTAAAAGACCAAATTACCAATTGGATCGATTTTACCGATCTATCGGCTTTAGTCTTTCTCTTTGAGGATACGTTTTAA